The Flammeovirga pectinis genomic interval GGTTGTGGCATATCAAAAAAAGTAAAATATTTCGTTTCTTGAAACTAAAAGAAGTCTTGCATTTTTACAATACAAGACTTCCTTTTTCAATTAAATATATGATTTATTTTCCCCATCCGAAGAAACAGTGACCATCTTGGTTATATCTCTCGCTAAATGAGAAAAAGAAAGAAGCTTCTTCTGCTGCATTTTCATCAGAGTCTGAACCGTGAACTACATTTCTATCTGTAGATTTAGCAAAACGCTTACGGATTGTACCTTCTTCTGCCTTTGTTGGGTCTGTAGCACCAATCAATTTACGGTAATCTTTTACTGCATTGTCTTTTTCTAAAACTGCTGCAATTACAGGCCCTGAAGTCATGTAATTTACAACATCACGGTAGAAAGGTTGTTCTGCTAAATGACGGTAAAACATTTCAGCTTGTTTTGTACGTAATCGAATCATTTTCATGGCTTGAATACGGAAACCTGCTTCATGAATCATTGTCAAAATTTCACCAATATTATCTTGGTTTTCTTCGCCAGGCTTTATCATTGTAAATGTAAATGAGCCTTTTGGGGGTGCAAAATTATCTTGGAACATTGTGTTTTGTGTTTAGTGTTATTATTTTTTTGGCTGTTGACAGTAATATTTTTTGCATCACAATTAATGTGCTACTCTATCTCTGTTCGTTTGGTATAACAAACATATAGTAATTAAGGGTATATATCAAGTAAAAAGAAAGGTTAGATATAAAACTGAAAGTCCTATATCTAACCTTTATATTTTTCAATCCTTTTAAAAGGGATTTTTAGTCTATTCTAAAACTCTTGCAACTGAATAAGTTTTGCATAAGAACCATCAGAATCAGCGATTAAGTCATCGTGTTTACCAATTTCCTTCACAGTACCTTCTTCTAATACAGCAATTTTATCTGCGTTACGAATTGTAGATAATCTATGTGCGATTATTAAACTCGTTCTGCCTTCCATTAGCGTTTCTAAGGCTTCTTGAACTTGTTTTTCTGATTCAATATCTAAAGCAGAAGTTGCTTCGTCTAGAATTAATATTGCAGGGTCTTTTAAAATAGCTCTTGCAATAGCAATTCTCTGACGTTGTCCACCAGACAATTTAACTCCTCTTTCTCCAACAAGCGTTTCAAACCTTTCTGGGAAGCTTTCTATAAATTCTAAAGCATTTGCTTTTTTAGCTGCCTCTATAATTTCTTGCTGAGACGCTTCTGGTTTACCATAAGCAATATTCTCTGCAATTGTACCTCCAAATAGTAATACCTCTTGAGGAACAACACCTACATGCTTTCTATAACCAATTAGGTTAAAGTCTTTAGATGATTTTCCATCAATAATAATATCTCCGCTATTAATATCGTAGAAACGTTGTAATAAATGGGCTATAGTAGATTTACCACCACCTGACTTACCTACTAA includes:
- the ndk gene encoding nucleoside-diphosphate kinase — translated: MFQDNFAPPKGSFTFTMIKPGEENQDNIGEILTMIHEAGFRIQAMKMIRLRTKQAEMFYRHLAEQPFYRDVVNYMTSGPVIAAVLEKDNAVKDYRKLIGATDPTKAEEGTIRKRFAKSTDRNVVHGSDSDENAAEEASFFFSFSERYNQDGHCFFGWGK